A single window of Herpetosiphon gulosus DNA harbors:
- a CDS encoding MFS transporter, translating to MSNTPMPSQHSTVVSQSTIWKVIIASALGTMIEWYDFYIFGSLAAVIATNFYQSGNETAALLETFATFGAGFAARPFGALVFGRIGDIVGRKYAFLVTLLIMGGATTVIGILPTYASIGILAPIILVIIRIIQGLALGGEYGGAAVYVAEHVPDHKRGFYTSFIQITATLGLFVSLLVILIVRTSMSKEAFDSWGWRIPFLLSIVLVGVSVYIRSKMSESPLFTKLKHAGKTSKAPLKDSFGNRRNWKVILTVLFGAAAGQAVIWYTAQFYVNSWLKTQAKVPANTVDTIVAIALFLGMPFFVVMGALSDKWGRKTVMMAGNLIGAIAIYPAFMALKAAAGPITPAVLDASGKVITPAVANNPNTVLLTLIIFGLVLCVCMVYGPIAAFLVESFPAKIRYTSISLPYHVGNGYFGGWLPFIATAVVSSTGNIYAGLWFPIAIALLTFVVGMVLLKETKDNSLHDEASDNPMSTEMDLIAQS from the coding sequence ATGTCAAACACACCCATGCCATCACAGCATTCCACCGTTGTATCGCAATCCACAATTTGGAAGGTTATCATTGCATCGGCTTTGGGTACCATGATTGAATGGTACGATTTCTACATTTTTGGCAGCCTGGCTGCGGTCATTGCGACAAATTTCTATCAGTCGGGCAACGAAACGGCGGCCTTACTGGAAACCTTTGCCACCTTTGGAGCGGGCTTCGCGGCGCGACCGTTCGGAGCACTGGTGTTTGGGCGGATTGGCGATATCGTTGGGCGCAAATATGCCTTTTTGGTCACGTTGTTGATCATGGGCGGCGCAACCACAGTAATTGGGATTTTGCCCACCTATGCCTCAATTGGCATTCTCGCCCCGATCATTTTAGTGATTATTCGGATCATCCAAGGTTTGGCGCTTGGTGGTGAATATGGCGGTGCGGCGGTTTATGTCGCTGAACATGTTCCCGACCATAAGCGCGGTTTTTACACCAGTTTTATTCAAATTACTGCCACCCTGGGCTTATTTGTCTCGTTGTTGGTAATTTTGATTGTGCGCACCTCGATGAGCAAGGAAGCCTTTGATAGCTGGGGCTGGCGGATTCCCTTCTTGCTCTCAATCGTCTTGGTTGGCGTTTCAGTCTACATTCGCTCGAAGATGAGTGAATCGCCGTTGTTTACCAAACTCAAACATGCGGGCAAAACCTCGAAAGCTCCGCTCAAAGATAGCTTTGGTAATCGGCGTAATTGGAAGGTGATTTTGACGGTATTATTTGGAGCCGCTGCTGGCCAAGCAGTAATCTGGTATACCGCTCAATTTTACGTGAACTCGTGGCTCAAAACTCAAGCCAAAGTGCCAGCCAATACTGTTGATACGATCGTAGCAATTGCTTTGTTTTTAGGTATGCCGTTTTTTGTGGTCATGGGAGCGCTTTCAGATAAATGGGGGCGCAAAACGGTGATGATGGCAGGCAACTTAATCGGTGCAATTGCGATTTATCCCGCCTTTATGGCTTTGAAAGCGGCGGCTGGCCCAATTACCCCAGCAGTGCTTGATGCGAGTGGAAAGGTTATCACGCCTGCGGTCGCCAACAATCCTAACACCGTTTTGCTCACGTTGATCATTTTTGGGTTGGTGTTATGTGTCTGTATGGTGTATGGCCCGATTGCGGCCTTTTTGGTGGAATCGTTTCCTGCCAAAATTCGCTATACCTCGATTTCGCTGCCCTATCACGTTGGCAACGGCTATTTTGGTGGTTGGTTGCCCTTTATCGCCACGGCAGTGGTCAGCAGCACTGGCAATATCTATGCAGGTCTGTGGTTCCCGATCGCAATCGCCTTGTTGACCTTTGTGGTTGGCATGGTTTTGCTCAAAGAAACCAAGGATAATTCGCTGCACGACGAAGCGAGTGATAACCCAATGTCCACTGAAATGGACTTAATTGCTCAGTCGTAA
- the lipA gene encoding lipoyl synthase: MDTITLFEAPKAAPVAPRRPAWLKARAPIGENYEDVHGLMRELDLHTVCEEAHCPNIGECWNHRTATFLLLGDTCTRGCRYCAIGKGKPKPIDEQEPQRIAAAVAHLKLKHVVLTSVNRDDQADGGAHIFAESINLIRQQLPECKIEVLIPDFDGNWDALRIVMDARPDVLNHNIETVPRLFRKFRPRANFYQSLELLRLARDLQPSIVTKSGLMVGAGETDEEVLTVMDALRRSDVDVMTIGQYLSPSGDHWPIDRYVPPETFTWFREQGLARGFRHVESGPMVRSSYHAHEHVAGL, from the coding sequence ATGGATACAATTACACTCTTTGAAGCGCCCAAAGCTGCGCCGGTGGCCCCGCGCCGCCCAGCATGGCTGAAAGCTCGCGCTCCGATAGGGGAAAACTACGAGGATGTGCATGGCCTCATGCGCGAACTCGATTTGCATACGGTCTGCGAAGAAGCCCATTGCCCCAATATCGGCGAATGTTGGAATCATCGCACAGCGACTTTTCTATTACTTGGCGATACCTGTACTCGTGGTTGTCGCTACTGCGCGATTGGCAAAGGCAAGCCCAAACCAATCGATGAACAAGAGCCACAGCGAATTGCGGCTGCGGTTGCGCATCTCAAACTTAAACATGTGGTGCTGACCTCGGTCAATCGCGATGATCAAGCTGATGGCGGCGCACATATTTTTGCCGAATCGATCAATTTAATTCGTCAGCAATTGCCCGAATGTAAAATCGAGGTGCTGATTCCCGATTTTGATGGCAATTGGGATGCCTTGCGAATTGTGATGGATGCGCGGCCTGACGTGTTGAATCACAATATCGAAACTGTACCGCGTTTGTTTCGCAAGTTCCGCCCGCGGGCCAACTTCTATCAAAGCCTCGAATTGTTACGCTTGGCGCGCGACCTTCAGCCTAGCATCGTGACCAAAAGTGGCTTGATGGTTGGGGCTGGCGAAACTGATGAAGAAGTGCTGACCGTGATGGATGCACTGCGGCGCTCCGATGTTGACGTAATGACGATTGGCCAATATCTCTCGCCATCTGGCGACCATTGGCCGATCGACCGTTATGTACCACCCGAAACCTTTACTTGGTTCCGTGAGCAAGGCTTAGCCCGTGGCTTCCGCCACGTCGAATCTGGCCCGATGGTACGCTCGTCGTATCACGCCCACGAACACGTCGCAGGTTTGTAA